One region of Aeromicrobium sp. Sec7.5 genomic DNA includes:
- a CDS encoding acyl-CoA dehydrogenase family protein, translating to MTPAATATAVESVEDFAARASSWYADHGFARRDPQREASSTGMAVFHDLAFDEELALIRQLTDWLRARYDAGLGAVGWPEAFGGAGLAHAHEAALARVESGFDVPTPHELVSVTLRLIAPTLRVYDRTPEMRELITPMLRGDLLACQLFSEPGAGSDLASLATRARRDGDDWVITGQKVWTSGAQFAQWGELLARTDPDVPKHRGITAFMVPLDAEGVEVRPLRQMSGGSSFNEVFLTEVRIPDAYRVGEVGEGWKVALTTLGFERDSSGEATAVGGTLDQVVELSRATGAVEDPVLRQMLADVVIAHRLAEIATARDAATPDTTGVGGSMRKLQWTGRLAQISEYVGEVLEADLVVDDGESGTFDWTEHVLGAPGYRIAGGSDEVQRNLIAERWLGLPAEPRGDKTTPWRDIPR from the coding sequence ATGACCCCCGCTGCCACCGCCACGGCCGTCGAGTCGGTCGAGGACTTCGCGGCCCGCGCCTCGAGCTGGTACGCCGACCACGGCTTCGCCCGACGTGACCCCCAGCGGGAGGCGTCGAGCACCGGCATGGCCGTGTTCCACGACCTCGCGTTCGACGAGGAGCTGGCCCTGATCCGCCAGCTGACCGACTGGCTCCGCGCCCGGTACGACGCCGGCCTCGGGGCGGTGGGCTGGCCGGAGGCGTTCGGTGGCGCCGGCCTCGCGCACGCCCACGAGGCGGCCCTGGCCCGGGTCGAGAGCGGCTTCGACGTGCCCACCCCGCACGAGCTGGTCTCGGTGACCCTGCGCCTGATCGCCCCGACCCTGCGGGTGTACGACCGCACGCCCGAGATGCGCGAGCTGATCACGCCGATGCTGCGGGGCGACCTGCTGGCGTGCCAGCTGTTCTCCGAGCCGGGCGCCGGCAGCGACCTCGCGAGCCTCGCGACCCGCGCGCGCCGCGACGGCGACGACTGGGTCATCACGGGCCAGAAGGTCTGGACCTCGGGCGCGCAGTTCGCGCAGTGGGGCGAGCTCCTGGCCCGCACCGATCCGGACGTGCCGAAGCACCGGGGCATCACGGCCTTCATGGTGCCGCTCGACGCCGAGGGCGTCGAGGTGCGGCCGCTGCGCCAGATGTCCGGCGGATCGAGCTTCAACGAGGTGTTCCTGACCGAGGTGCGGATCCCGGACGCGTACCGCGTCGGTGAGGTCGGCGAGGGCTGGAAGGTCGCGCTGACGACCCTGGGCTTCGAGCGCGACTCCAGCGGCGAGGCCACCGCGGTCGGCGGCACGCTGGACCAGGTCGTGGAGCTCAGCCGCGCGACCGGTGCGGTCGAGGACCCGGTCCTGCGCCAGATGCTGGCCGACGTCGTGATCGCGCACCGCCTCGCCGAGATCGCGACGGCCCGCGACGCCGCCACCCCGGACACCACCGGGGTCGGTGGCTCGATGCGCAAGCTGCAGTGGACCGGGCGCCTCGCCCAGATCTCCGAGTACGTCGGCGAGGTGCTCGAGGCCGACCTGGTCGTCGACGACGGCGAGTCCGGCACCTTCGACTGGACCGAGCACGTCCTCGGTGCCCCGGGCTACCGCATCGCCGGCGGCAGCGACGAGGTGCAGCGCAATCTCATCGCCGAGCGCTGGCTCGGCCTCCCGGCCGAGCCGCGAGGCGACAAGACCACTCCCTGGCGGGACATCCCCCGCTGA
- a CDS encoding SDR family NAD(P)-dependent oxidoreductase, with amino-acid sequence MGTLDGKVALVTAATGGIGRGIAEAFLAEGASVVMTGRSADKGEKALSEIGLPDRTAFLPGDARSQQDVAGWVASTVERFGRVDVLVNNAGGSDGFALVHELSDEAWENAFTFIVDSAFWATRAALGVMLEHGGGRIINISSVEGKLGNKAAVSHYISAKHAMNGFTKAVAFEYGTRGITSNAICPGAVETERTKEIGPAFAAENGLTYEEYLADYAKDAATGKLNTVEEVGAMAVLLAGPAGGGITGALLNVDGGTSPY; translated from the coding sequence ATGGGGACTCTGGACGGAAAGGTCGCGCTCGTCACGGCGGCCACCGGCGGGATCGGACGCGGGATCGCGGAGGCCTTCCTCGCGGAGGGTGCGTCGGTCGTGATGACCGGGCGCTCCGCCGACAAGGGTGAGAAGGCGCTGTCCGAGATCGGTCTGCCCGACCGGACGGCGTTCCTGCCGGGCGACGCCCGGTCACAGCAGGACGTGGCCGGTTGGGTCGCGTCGACGGTCGAGCGGTTCGGCCGCGTCGACGTCCTGGTCAACAACGCCGGCGGTAGCGACGGGTTCGCCCTGGTGCACGAGCTGAGCGACGAGGCGTGGGAGAACGCGTTCACGTTCATCGTCGACTCCGCGTTCTGGGCCACCCGTGCGGCGCTGGGCGTCATGCTCGAGCACGGCGGGGGCCGGATCATCAACATCTCGTCGGTCGAGGGCAAGCTCGGCAACAAGGCCGCGGTGTCGCACTACATCTCGGCCAAGCACGCGATGAACGGCTTCACCAAGGCCGTCGCGTTCGAGTACGGCACGCGGGGGATCACGTCCAACGCGATCTGCCCCGGCGCCGTCGAGACCGAGCGCACCAAGGAGATCGGTCCGGCGTTCGCCGCGGAGAACGGGCTCACGTACGAGGAGTACCTCGCCGACTACGCCAAGGACGCCGCCACCGGGAAGCTCAACACCGTCGAGGAGGTCGGCGCGATGGCAGTGCTGCTGGCCGGCCCGGCCGGCGGCGGCATCACGGGCGCCCTCCTCAACGTCGACGGCGGCACGTCGCCCTACTGA
- a CDS encoding ABC transporter permease, translating into MKTETTKTDSSATSTPSLKSSSGAVATPLGVTLGRYSAIILFAGFTILFGILRPETFLSSTTWRLTISEGVVTAIVALAFLVPLVAGVYDLSVGATMGTALVLMNWFGINHPDIPLWQVAIGVLVFCALIGFCSAVVIVKFRVESLIATLGVSQVLLAFQLFMSNNRQLTGAFDSNWLDLGNGQVFGIPVVAIYLVVLSVVIWFVLEHTPVGRRLFAVGGNPEAARLAGLNVERLTYGSLMISAMIGGFAGIVFSAKVGTYTSTAGPGLLFPALAAVFFGASQFARRPNVWGTLIAYFALAFGVKGLQLTFGPGTFWIQPLFQGAALLIAVALASRVVGQTKRSRKLQRDAAEASPSQPTTP; encoded by the coding sequence ATGAAGACCGAGACCACGAAGACCGACTCGTCGGCCACGTCCACCCCGAGCCTCAAGTCGAGCTCCGGCGCCGTCGCGACCCCCCTGGGCGTGACGCTCGGGCGCTACAGCGCCATCATCCTGTTCGCCGGGTTCACGATCCTGTTCGGGATCCTGCGCCCGGAGACGTTCCTGAGCTCCACGACGTGGCGGCTCACGATCAGCGAGGGCGTCGTCACCGCGATCGTCGCGCTGGCCTTCCTCGTGCCGCTCGTGGCGGGGGTCTACGACCTCTCCGTCGGGGCCACGATGGGCACGGCGCTCGTGCTCATGAACTGGTTCGGCATCAACCACCCCGACATCCCGCTCTGGCAGGTCGCGATCGGCGTGCTCGTGTTCTGCGCTCTGATCGGCTTCTGCTCGGCGGTGGTCATCGTGAAGTTCCGGGTGGAGTCGCTGATCGCGACGCTCGGCGTGAGCCAGGTGCTCCTGGCGTTCCAGCTGTTCATGTCGAACAACCGCCAGCTGACCGGCGCGTTCGACTCGAACTGGCTCGACCTCGGCAACGGCCAGGTCTTCGGCATCCCGGTCGTGGCGATCTACCTCGTCGTGCTCTCGGTCGTCATCTGGTTCGTGCTGGAGCACACCCCGGTCGGCCGGCGCCTGTTCGCGGTCGGCGGCAACCCCGAGGCGGCCCGTCTGGCCGGCCTCAACGTGGAGCGGCTGACGTACGGCTCGCTCATGATCTCGGCCATGATCGGCGGCTTCGCGGGCATCGTGTTCTCGGCGAAGGTCGGCACCTACACCTCGACCGCCGGGCCGGGGCTGCTGTTCCCGGCCCTGGCCGCCGTGTTCTTCGGTGCCTCGCAGTTCGCCCGCCGTCCCAACGTCTGGGGCACGCTCATCGCGTACTTCGCCCTGGCGTTCGGCGTGAAGGGCCTGCAGCTGACGTTCGGACCGGGCACGTTCTGGATCCAGCCGCTGTTCCAAGGTGCGGCACTGCTCATCGCGGTGGCGCTCGCCAGCCGCGTCGTCGGCCAGACCAAGCGGAGCCGCAAGCTCCAACGCGACGCCGCCGAGGCGAGCCCGAGCCAGCCCACGACCCCCTGA
- a CDS encoding SDR family NAD(P)-dependent oxidoreductase, which produces MGTLDGKVALVTAGSRGIGRGIVEAFLAEGATVVMTGRSAEKGEKALSEIGLPDRTAFLAGDAKSKNDVAGWVSTTVERFGRIDVLVNNAGGSDGFALVHELSDEAWDKAFTFIVDSAFWATRAALGVMVEQGSGRIINISSVAGKVGDQAAVSHYISAKHAMNGFTKAVAFEYGTQGITSNAICPGAIETDLMVEVGPSFAAENNQTYEEYKADYAKDAAIGRLNTVEEVGAMAVLLAGPAGGGITGALLNVDGGTAPY; this is translated from the coding sequence ATGGGAACACTGGACGGCAAGGTGGCCCTGGTCACCGCAGGATCGCGCGGCATCGGCCGGGGGATCGTGGAGGCCTTCCTCGCGGAAGGCGCGACGGTCGTCATGACCGGGCGCTCGGCCGAGAAGGGCGAGAAGGCGCTGTCCGAGATCGGTCTGCCCGACCGGACGGCGTTCCTCGCCGGAGACGCGAAGTCCAAGAACGACGTCGCGGGCTGGGTGTCCACCACGGTGGAGCGCTTCGGCCGGATCGACGTCCTGGTCAACAACGCCGGCGGCAGCGACGGGTTCGCCCTGGTGCACGAGCTGAGCGACGAGGCGTGGGACAAGGCGTTCACGTTCATCGTCGACTCCGCGTTCTGGGCCACCCGTGCGGCGCTCGGCGTCATGGTCGAGCAGGGCAGCGGCCGGATCATCAACATCTCCTCGGTCGCCGGCAAGGTCGGCGACCAGGCGGCGGTCTCGCACTACATCTCTGCGAAGCACGCGATGAACGGCTTCACGAAGGCCGTCGCGTTCGAGTACGGGACCCAGGGGATCACGTCGAACGCGATCTGCCCCGGCGCGATCGAGACCGACCTCATGGTCGAGGTGGGCCCGTCGTTCGCCGCGGAGAACAACCAGACCTACGAGGAGTACAAGGCGGACTACGCCAAGGACGCCGCCATCGGACGGCTCAACACCGTCGAGGAGGTCGGCGCCATGGCAGTGCTGCTGGCCGGCCCGGCCGGCGGCGGCATCACGGGTGCCCTCCTCAACGTCGACGGCGGCACCGCCCCGTACTGA